The DNA segment aataaattatattgtaaGACCCACATTATTTATCTATCTTTCTCTCACTTAAGACCCTTAAGAACGATATGAACTTGAGGCCAGGGACCTTGATCCTTAAAAAGCACCCTTAatttatgagtaatattatatacaagttttaaataaagAAGCCTCATACTtgtcttttgtaaaaaagtatgtTTCACTAATGTAGAATTTATAGTACTTTATTTTACACCGTTTTTAGGTgggatctatttttttttttttttaaatgcttgtATGATGCTTGTCTATTTGGAGCtaatacaaatcatttctcaactGTCTTATAAACTTATAAGCgataattaaggaaaaaaactGAAATTTTCGGCCCGTTGGTTATGATTACTTGTAACACACACTCGAGTACTGTAAGAATAATATTTGACAAATGCCTCAATCTACGGCCTTTCAGCTTTCATACGGCCATTTCAGAGTATTGAAGTCAATATGAGCATGATAACAAGAGAAAGACAAGTCTTAAAAGTATTAAAgaggataaaatttaattaaaattgtccATTGAGACACTCATGCTAGCTGCATATAGCTAAACTTTAAAGTTTTGCTTGTCTCCCATTTCCAataggattaattttttttttttttttattaatgtgcTTTCTTCAACATGTCCTTATTCTCACTTTCCCAATATTTCTTAATTGTTTAgggaaaattttcattttcaatgaagcTATAATGCTACCCTAATGGATTGAGATTATCCTTTGTTGTCATCTCGGTTTTTGTTTAACATATTTCAACAATTCAGTCCCAAATtcatttgagaaatgatattaatttttagttCTAGGATATACAAGTCCTGCATACTCTCTTTGAAAAATGTAGATAATTCTAAAaaacatatgaaaaaaattaattttttaatagtgaactctactttttaaaaaaaaaaaaaaaggtgtgtgagacttacaaatattaaaattgtGTCTAGCGTTACTCAAACAATTTAAATGGATTAATTCTACACTATTCATTCCCGAAAGAACTTGATTGTAGAAGTGGATGATAATAAACTTACATTCATATGGGATTGATTCTTAACCCTCGACTAACTCGGAATGAAAATAATTTAGAGCTGTATTAAGATTTGATACTTTTAGTAGTACTCTCACTTatcaaaaatctaaatattccccatttagatatatatatatatatatatattgaatgatCGAAAAACTAGAAGACCATAACGTACAATCAATATCGATCATTCTTCCAAATAGAAGAAGTTACTCATGGCAAAAGGAAAACCCTAGATATACGACAATGGCTGATGCATATACGGGGGTTTGAGCATGCCCACGTGTAATACCTGCCCcaactttattatatataatataaatccaattaaaacccTAACCAACACCATGCCTTGCCCATCAAAGACAGCCCATGTGGACCCAAGTCACATGGAATGGCACCCAACTTCCGGTCATGATCCAAGGGTCCTGATTTCTTTTTAGGGAATCAATTAACTTCGTCTAGGCCGTCTGATTGGGAATCACGGTCTTCAATTTGGATAGATAGCTAGGGTCTGTCCAAAGCTTGTCCCCAAAACGAAAGGACAATCGCCTCATCAATTTGTTCTGTTCATGTGTGACAGACACCTTTAGCTGTCTATGTTTTAATTCATACGTTAAGATAAGGCCATTGCCATATATATTATGTACTGCTAGCTCTTCCCTGCACTACTTTTGCGGTGCGTGAATCTACTTCTTGTCCTCACTAATATTCACCAAAACGATCGAATCCATATTCATAGAAACTTAATTAAGTATCTATACCAATTAAATAACGATTAAAAACATTGTATAAAagatcaatatattatatatagctgTTCTTGTAAATTAACTTGATTAATTGATatccaataaaagaaaaatgaatatttgtgatgagttatttacaacaagaattgaataccattttaatagaaaatgataattttcaTAGCATATAACATCTATAGTCTCAAATAAATGTTTTTCTTGTAATAAGAGAGTGTGTTTTAAGATtgattatatttttacaattaaaaaatatatttatagattcataagatttatttttataaatacaatatTAGATTAATGAATGGAGCATGTTATTCGATCACTACGTACATGATCAGAACTATAACGCCGCAAGTTTTACAAAAGTACtatatacatattttcatatataatatactatatatatatatatatatatataatggatgGTAAATTTTTCATTGCAGATCTAGTTTGTTTATACGTCGTATGTACGCTTAAGATCATCTAATGTTGGAAGCGCGTAATGTGCCATGCACGCGCTTGAAGTATAGATGATAATGTTATCTTTATGCCCTAGCTAGACAGTATCCATGGGCCTTTATCGCTGTCTTTCCGCTCCAATCTATATAACTCGCCTTTAGTACCGCTAGTTCTGACACACTTTTCTCTGCATTCCCTAGTTAGCATTTGTCCAACCTCGATCAGTATCGAAACACGGTTGATTTTATCCTCAAGTTTTCGGAGAAAAAAGGTTTTTAGGCTCCTTCTAAAGATCGTCCCAGAAAAGGAGAGAAGCTGCTAGCATGGCGTTTGACAAAGAACTCAATCTTGAGGCCACAGAGCTTAGGTTAGGCCTTCCTGGCACCAAGGAGTCAGAAAAACAACCAACTATTGCCATTAAGAGCAACAAAAGAGCATTGCCAAACTTTAATGAGGAGTCATGTGGATCTAAGGAAAATTCTAATGCTTCACATCTGATCCAAAAACGTGACCAAGAAATTGCTTCCCCTGCTAAGTAAgaaatctttcttcttcattaatTTAACTTTGATCATGTTTTCAATACATATTTAGTCCCATTTAGAAGTTATAGATGTGAATAACTTCGCATGGTTTTGATTATATGGTCTGAGATGGTGAATGACTATGTTATTATAGGGCACAAGTAGTTGGGTGGCCACCTGTGAGATCTTACAGGAAAAACTGTTTGCAATTAAAGAAAATGGAGGCTGAAGCTGCTGGCATGTACGTGAAAGTTAGCATGGATGGAGCTCCTTATCTAAGGAAGATTGATTTGAAGGTCTACAAAGGATACCCAGAGCTCCTTAAAGCCTTGGAAGAAATGTTCAAGTTCAGTGCTGGTAAGCATATTGCATCGACCTTTTCATCTGCACTTGTATTAATTGGTGGTAACTTGCGATCGATggacaagaaaataaagaaagaacgGAAGAATATGGTTATAGTTTTTATTCAGATTTTAGTCATTCTTAacggttttttctttttgttcctttttcagGTGAGTATTCTGAGAGGGAAGGCTACAATGGGTCAGAATTTGTGCCGActtatgaagataaagatgggGATTGGATGTTGGTTGGAGATGTTCCATGGGAGTAAGTTCTTGAGCTGATCTGCCTTCTCTTTAAATTTacatcaatttcttttccaaaacATGAAGAAAGAGAAGTCTAAATCAAAGTACtcattttatgttttctttgttGCAGTATGTTTCTCTGCTCATGCAAGAGGCTCAGAATCATGAAGGGGTCAGAAGCAAAGGGCTTGGGTTGTGCTGTGTAAATCCCATGCACAGTTTAAAAGCCACTGGAATTTAATTCAGGGTAGAGATCTCTTCTAGAAGATCTCTTAAAGAAAAagtacaaaagaaaagaagaaagtaaCCCTTTCTCGAGGGCTATGGATCAAGAAACGGAGAGGATTTCgacagaaaatttggaaaagatatgaaaagaaaagagaagaatatttgtgcaacatgcatgcatgtatagtACTACTTCTACATATTTGCTTGAGATCGATGAATTAATTGTACAAATTTTCGAGAGAGAgtgagatatatatttataaatacattatatactaTGTCATGTTTCACACAATATTAATCTCTTTTCATCCAATTTCTACATGGAACAGGCAAAAAGTGGTACTAGTCCAAGACTTAACCATACTTAATTTATCCAAGCTAGGACATTATCATGATCTGGATATGTCTCTTTAAGATCAACTTCAAAGCCTAGCTAGGAAATTAAGAACTTCACGTCCTCTCAATGTAAAGTAGGCAATATCTTCGACTCAGGATGCATGATAGCATTAGTACTTATCTTTTTCGACTCCAAAATTTATTCTTGAGGGCTGCAGGTGAATGAAGAGGCTTTTAAATAAACTTTCAAAAAGCTGAGTACCTCGTGCTAGcctccattatatatatagacatcaAAAGCACTTGATAATATTCAGAAAATAACGAAGACTTCTCCGGCAACAATTAGTACTGCAATTATTTTAAGTACGCACGCACAGTGGCATAAAGTACTGTTAATCCTTGCCGGCATTAATTCATAGACCATCGTCTACAAGATTCATCAAATTATTCACAGGAATAGCTATAATAGGCTTTTAATTTACCTTCTTGATCTTGACTTGTAAGTATAACATCGATCAATTCCTACATTAGAATTAAGCATGTCATAATcaatctctatatatatataacagctTCAAAGTTTCGAAGCAGTTGTCTTTGTTCTTAAGGCAAATTCATAAGTAACTATATCCCTAATTAAATTCATAGAATTCTTAAAAAAGGAATTGAGATGTAATCTGTATTGGGTTTTGTGCCTGCAGAtcaatgaataaatataagtttGAATAAAAACTTTACTAGATGATCATCGATCTGTTTtgcattagattttttttttttttttttttgaagagttGTTTTGATAAAAATTTATTGGGATatgttttgtattgatttttgttgttatatatatatatatacacacacaaaagTGGAGATATATGATTAGATCATGAATATTAGAtcgaaatgaaatattttttgaatcttGTATACGCATATGAAcggaaaaattattttctttggaaaatttCTGAATACACATTAAGGGCAGAAAAGGACTTTACATGTGACCAAGTGCTCCGATTTCCTCTCGATcgaatctttatttttaaatttaattagcccatgatttttaaattcaaCCAAGTATTCAAAGCTATCCGAGTACTTTACGTAAGTCCaaaattgttttaattaaatagggtatttttagttttattgaaCCAAACTTAATTTTTAGTATTTAGCCTCTTTAATTTTAGAGTTCCGAAAATGAAATAGAACATTTCCAAGAGCTAGCCGATTGTGTCTACATCATGATGCCCTATTTTATGTCTTTTGTCCCTTTTATTGATGATCTACTTCTTACGCAGTGTCTAAATTAGACGATTAATATCCTAGCTagctacttaaaaaaaaaaaacacgctaGACAGCTTCGCAGCTCTCGGTGGAGCTGAGTAGGCCGGAGCCATGTCCGGCTGTTACCCAAATGGGTACTTTGGTTTCCATCGTGGAGGCCTAGGCGTCTTTTGATTCCACGATCCAGCCCTTCGGGGTTGGGGCCTGAAGGGGGCTGACCTACCGTGTAATGCAGGCTAGGGGGCGGGTGTATTCCCCTGCATGCTAGTTAGCCATCTACTAGCCGCACCCATGCGTCGAGTGCTGGAACTGGTCATCCAGTCCGACTTTCCACGAAAAAAGGGCTCTGCCTCATTTGGTACTGACATCCGAGCTTGGTAACCATTTCCGTTCTCCGGaacgcactacaagaaaaatggacttttacgatcaatttatagcaacgaaaagactattagcaaccagTCCGACGTTCCACCAAAAAAGGGATCTGCCTCGTTTGGTACTGACCATCCGAGCTTGGTA comes from the Carya illinoinensis cultivar Pawnee chromosome 8, C.illinoinensisPawnee_v1, whole genome shotgun sequence genome and includes:
- the LOC122318994 gene encoding auxin-responsive protein IAA4-like; the protein is MAFDKELNLEATELRLGLPGTKESEKQPTIAIKSNKRALPNFNEESCGSKENSNASHLIQKRDQEIASPAKAQVVGWPPVRSYRKNCLQLKKMEAEAAGMYVKVSMDGAPYLRKIDLKVYKGYPELLKALEEMFKFSAGEYSEREGYNGSEFVPTYEDKDGDWMLVGDVPWDMFLCSCKRLRIMKGSEAKGLGCAV